TGCCAAACActacttttacactttaattTAGGAGAGGCAGAAGGTTGACGCAGAGCTGTGCAAGCTGAGAGAGGCTCTGAGAGATGCTGAGACAAGGGCAAAGACACAAGAACAAGAACGACTCCAGGCACTCCAGAAACTCCAGACTTCTACAGAGGTcagtataaaaatatataaggGAAATcttaaaatgttgaaatcacAAAGCTACACAAAGCTGCAGTTGTCTGTTGTActgccatttttcttttttgttacatttacacCTCTGGACTGTACggtgtgtattttatttctatgtgtCTAGACAAAGAGGGCGCTGTTGAATCAAGTAGAGGAGCTGAATCGTAAAAGACAGAATCACTCTGAAATGCAAGAACAGCTGAGTGAAGCTAACAACAAGATCAGCCAAGCGTGCCTGGTCAGTTTGCCTCAGATTCAATTTTACCTCATCCTACAGGTACATTACAACATTTTATAGTGTGTGTAATAGGAATTAAACCTTGAAAATGGTCTTTAATCCTTTTCAGGAAAAAGCCCTCTTGTCAACGCAAGTGCTAAAGCTGGAGTATACTATAAAAGAACTGAAGGACAAACTGACAGGGGCTTTGTCTGACAAAGATGGCCTGATCCAGGTATCATATATAATCTTGACTACAATGTGTGAAGCATTCAAGATCAAAATATCATCATGATTTGGAATTAGGACaagctttattttttcatgtgtgtgttgtataggAGAAATCAGATCTGCATCAGAGGGCCCAAGTCCTGGAGCTGCAGCTGCAGAGGGCCCAACAAGGTTCAGAGGGTTGTGACACTAAGTCCCACAACAAACAGGATCAGGAAACTGTTCTGATGAAGGGAGAATTAAAGGCTCTTAAAGAGGTTGAAAGTTCTAAGTGGAcatcttttggggggggggttaccttttttctgaattatttattaaatgatCCTTGTTGTGTCTTTACACCAGGCAAATGAAAAGCTGTCATATGAGCTTGAAATGATTGAGCAGAAACTGAAAACATCACAGTCTCAGCTACAGGAGGTAACAGCGGAGAGGGTCACCAATTCCAGACAGATCAAAGATCTGGAGGCAGAACGATCTCAGCTGATTACCGAAAAAGAGGAGCTGTTGAGTAAAATTAATGAATGTGAACATGAGGAGTTAACAGAGATGAAAGAAAAGTGCCTGCAGCTCAGGTGAGATGTTGAACGAACGTATTATAACGTAGTATAATTACCCTCTTTTTACTGAAGCCCTCAAACTATTTATCCAGGAAATCTGTGGCCGTTTTGgtgttagaaaaacagaaactgcAGGATCAGTGCTTATGTTTGAAGGCTGAGGTTCTTGAGAAGGAGGATAAGCTACACCTGCAAGACAAACAGCATCAGGAACAAGATGCAGGGAGCCTTCAGAGCATCGAGGAACTAAAAGCTGTGGCCTCACACTGGGCAGAGAAATGGCAAAATGTGGCTTTGACCCTTCATTCCACACAGGAGGAGCTAGAGGAACTAAAAAAGAACAACTCCAGAAATGAAGTGAGACCACTGCTTAAAAATAACTTCATACTCCATTAGTGCATTTAGAGacatctaaataaaaaaataaaaaaattgaaaatctaaTTTCAGCTCCAAGTGGAAGCTGAACATCTGGAAACTGATATTGACACACTTCAGAAAGAGGGCCAGAAAAGCAGGTGAGTCAATATTATAAATCACAACTTCCCCTAATTAATTACTGTCTAAATTACACATTAGCTTTTGGACACACATCCCACACCTTGTTTTGATGATGCATATTTTCCCACATATAGAGAAGAAGTTGAGAATCTGCTGCAGCACAAAGCTGATTTGGAGACAGTACTGACCAAAGCAAAGGTAGTGTATCCCTTAGCGTTAGGGCACTGAGATAATCTCATTGTTAAAGAAGTAGCATTATTTAACTACGTGCTTTTTACCAGAAGGAATCAGACTCACTGCTAAAGGTTGAGCTTGACGCATGCAAACAAGAGCTTGAGCTGGAAAGGAGCAGGAGTCAGGTTTTGcttcaaatgtataaaaataaaggtgAATGTACACATTTCTCAGCAGTCTGTGGCACCTGCAAATATTCCATAGACTGTTTAACAACATTATTGTCAAAGCACAGAAGGtgttattttattctttaaacACAAGAGGGTGTTAAAGTGCTGTGACCTTGTATTTGCAGGCAGTGAAGCCTCAGTGCAGACTGAGGACACAAAGACCCAGACTGAGTGAGTGGATTTTTatgagattttcattttcaaaatgcatCAACATAAAATACTCATAATTAAATTCTGTGTTCTGTCTCGTCATCGAGTTCTCCATCCTGTCTGTCCATCAGCTTATCAGAATCCTCTTTGTTATGGCAGCAACCATCAGACTCCCACAGCAGCCAAAACAAAGCCCCTCAGGTAACAAGATGTTCCTCCCTCACTGAACTGAATTTGATCTTAATAATCATCCTTGCTGTGATAGGGAAAAAGCTTTGAAGAGTCTAGAAagactgagagagacagaaaaaacgTAGGCTCAACTCAATTTTTCTACGCTGGAACTCAAGGTGCAGTCGCAATGCtcaggtgccctgccacacaaaaccgtttttacttgcattttttgaaatatgttagggtcatatatgtttatgttatgtcgtgaatgtgaaaatgaactgctacctcctctgtcagctctggccactgaaaagaaataagcggagaaatcaggccaatagctggtcagtctgatgtcatgttgcctgagctcataactattcatgagctcactgggtaaaggatactgatagccaggcATCATTGACTAGCTGTCGAGTAACTAGCTTGAAAAGCATGAAAGACTAGCTCATTGAATGTTAATGACAACTGGCACAAATTGAGCTGAGTCTTTTTGTAGGCTTTCTATAACACGCTAAAACAGCTTGAAACAAGGTGACCAAGGCATGTTTCTCACAAAAAAAGGTTAcggagtccatggtagaacttcagacactaccacaaagtaatgaaatacgtgtggcagggcacctttaacatgCAGCCTCACCAAGCTATGAATTTAATAGATCTGTGCTAACTCCCCTCTTAACTAAGGCATCTAAAGATGAACAAGATGATGGAGGCCAAGCAAATGTCTCGACTACTGACTCATTAAGGGCCCAGCTGGAAGGTATGAGCCTGCTTTTGAAAAAAGCTACAGAGAATAGCGTGTTGATTTTCCTCATTGGCTCAGCTCTAaaactttttcctccacacGTTTTcagagagcaggaggaggatgaaCCAGCTGAAGCAGGGGGAACCATTAGCAATCCAGAAGCTTCAAACACTGAGGCAGCTTTACCTGGTAAAGttcataaaacaataaacaccAATCGTGGTGATGAACATAATAAATGACAGACTCCTTGTCTACAGGTTAAAGATGACAAACCATTTGCTGAAAGCAGGGCGGATAAAACTGTCTGTCCAGTTAATCTGGAGACAGACCAGCAGAGGAGGATGGTCACTGAGCAGGTTAATTGCATGAtgataacatgatttttttttaggaatgtTAATGTCCGTCTATCAGTCTGTCGGGCCACGACTTCAGAATTAAAAACTATTGGATTGCTCGGTCGTGAAATTTTATGTAGACAGTCATGTCCCCAAAGGAGGAATCTTAAAGCAACACCATGTGACTTTTcccgctttggtccccctacaggttggaattgtcccattatgtctcattcaaactacaAATCCGCTATCCGATCTGGCAAACatgcatagtgcggttatagccggCTGAGAGACAtaaagcaaatgcagaagtgccgttcacctttacgagttgatgaaccactgaaacgattttggaaacaatattttaagatacaaaaatgtctctagtgttgctttaatgctTTTGCTGATATTCACTTAATTTCAGCAAGCAACCCGGAAGtaaataaagttattaaaatTAGCCCCACCTTTACCAGTtgctacgttttgatgtattctacacatgaatgcatcaataattataatccaATAATAGCCTTtcatatgaattattttaaaatggccCATTCTTTTACTTTAGATGCCTTTTCTCTATTAAAAACTTTTACGCCAGAATTGTACTTTTCTACTCTGCGGTACTGCTACTGCTACTTTCACCACTGAACATTAGGTGAACAAAAggtgaaaataaaatgatatcTTTATGTTAGCAAATGCTGTTCAAATGCTGACATTGGCATTTAGCTCAAGCCCCTTAGTCTTTTTTATACCTGTTGTTAATGTCAACAAGCATCACAAGAGGAATGTACTGCATCTTACCATATATGTAGCTAAAGAGTCTGTTTAAGGAGCGAGAAGTAAAGGAGGTGGAAAAGGTTGACAAGAGATCAGCAGCAGGTCAGACGGGAGCATCCTCACTACAAGACTGGTCTCAAACATCTAAAGTTTTAAGGGTAAGGAACCTCTCAAGCAACAAACAAATAATTATACAGATTAAATAGATTACACCAATGTGAATATGTGCAGTAATAACTTGTTTTGCTTTGGGGGGGTTTTCAATCAGAATCCAGTGGACAGGAGGAGCTGGCAGCAGGGCTCAGGTTTGATGCCAGTGTttgaggaggacgaggagggcAGTGACTGCCTAGGAGAGGAGCAGGGAAAGCCAGCAGAAGAGGCTCATGCTGAGGAAAACTTCCACAACCAAAGCCAACAGGTTGTAAAAGCTTAAATTACATCAAGTGGAATGGTTACTAAGTCGAAAATCCAACCATACAggctatactgtatgtgcataaGCTAACCATCATAAAACCTACAGCCACCACAACGCTCAAAAGATTATGTCTAGCTGCCTGCCTGCATGCTATAATGTTTCATAAATACTGCATTAGCATCTGCGACAAATTAATATCTTGATGGCATAATTTTGGTATACAGATATCATAAATTTAAAGGAATATGCCACAGTTGCTTCAGCTGTGTGTCACCCAATAAAGTCCCAAGTTAATATTTGCCTATGAAATCATCTAGTCTTAATCtacattgctatttgtactcatTGTGCACACAAAGGctacaagaagtaattaggttgttgtttttttgttggctcacttttacttacttttactcacaacatgcaacatgcaacataggattccattcccTACGCTAAGGTAACTAGTGGGAGCGTTGCCAGTGTTGCACCGgacaaaaacaatgcatgcactgagacaaaaaatgtgttggcccaccaatctacagctaggggagaccgtgatgaGCCCTAATTCTcccacacattcattcattgtctgacacacacgcacgcacgcacgcacgcacacacacacacacacacgcacactcacacgcacacacacacgcacacacacacgtgtgcacTAATCCCAGTTTCTGCTTTAATCAAAGAGCATTCTGGGAGGTGTGTCAGCTTGGCTGAACAACCTCTTAAACTCTGTGAAACGTAGTTCAGCTATAATCTCACATATGACTCTTCTACTCAGTAAATAATCGGATTTAAAGCTGAGGAGAGAACCGGTCAGCTGGAACACATCTGACATCCGTAAGAGGATAGGAAAGAGTTACAGTGCATCACTGTCTTATACTGAAGGCCTGTGACTATACTGGTttgatggtgttttttgcctccaacgtcgccttccaAGCAGGCTcaccttaaccctaaacataaccattaccgggctgcctggaaggagaagttgggggcaaaaaaacaccaaacaccaccaAAGTATGACAACAGAGAAGCCGTCAGTAACATCCAGACACAATATGATAAAGCCTGTATCATCATTAAAAAATCCTAATGGTATTGAGggacaataaaaaacagaaatttccACTGCTAACTAAAAATTACAGACTGTGtgacaaaattaaattaaattaaattttatttctatagcgccaaatcacaacaacagttatttcattgcgcttttcataaaagtgCAGGTCTAGagcgtactctgtgatgttatttacagaaacccaacaagaCCAAGGTCTTAAATTTCGAACAGGAAGTTGCACTTTACAATGAAAAATATGTCGCACTCTTTTGCAATTCTTTTTGAGCtgctatttaaaaagaaatatctatgttaaaaagcattaaattaaaaaacatagaCTACGTCTGTAGAAGAGGTCTTACAGAAACATGTGATATATAGATAAAATGAGAGATTTGAAACTGTTCTCTCCTCTGCCAGATGTCAACAAAGAGTGCAGAAATCCGCAATCAGAAGGCAAAAAATGAGAATCTGCTGCAAGGTGAAGTTGTGCATGAATTAGAGTAATAGTCATTAGTGTAGACGTGTCCTGTAATCTGTTTCGCGTTGAGTTTTTGGGAAAATCATGGGATTCATATCTTTATCTCAGACATAGACATATCCACAAATATTTAAGTTAACATGGAGCACATTGTTTAATAAAATAACCAGCTtttctcatcatcatcagtggATGAGTCCCGGCCCTTTATCAATTTCTCTTCTGTCGATGGCCTTCTATCTTCTGCACGTGTAAGAatacaaaattgattttttgaaataataatGTTTGTGTAATTATTTCCCCAAATTGGCCTAATTTAGCCACACTAAGGTGCAAGCAGCCAACCCAGGACTGCCCTTCTACTGCCAAGAAACCATCAAACAAGTCCTCTCACTGGTCAGATGAGATTGACCTGCAGGAGAAGAGGCCACCTTTCTTCTATCCTGATGGAATATTCCTGGCTAAGCTTGTAGATACATGTAGCCCtaatgaagatgaagaagaggaagaagacaaaTGATGTGTTTTGTTAAGACTCCTGCTTTGCTATATACAAGTCTATACATAAACAAGTCATTACAGAGTGCTGCACCAGCCAACATGGTGCATTATAGCttatgttgtatgtttttttaatcaaaggaAATTAAATTTAAGGACTAATTCCCTTCAACAATTTAAAGACAAGATTCTGCTTAGGAGATACCTCTCACAATAGTGTTAATAAAAGTCACCAAGCTACCTCAGgcaaaagtgtgttttatttatatgaTACGATATGGTTCTTTACATcattttgacattaaaaaaatccaatagCCAACAACATATTTCAAACGTATATCAAAAGAACAGTGGCATTATGTAGATGCACATATGAGAATACAAAGTACATTTGTGTGTATTACATTTCTTACTTACAAGGACTGAATACTGTAGTAACTCTTCAGTATTTCTTGATGAAGGTCCATTCATTTACCTTaatgttttccctttgtttACTAGAGATACGTTTTCAGAAATTGTGAAAGATTCATTTAGAAAGTCTGTTTTAGGTTGTGTTAcacaaatacattgttttattataagCCTTCACATTCTGAACTTTTACAAAGGTTATTTTGTGCACATACATTCCCTTGCCATATGTGAATTCACAGGTTGAGACATTGAAATAAGGCCATCAAACGATTTTTTTGGTGAGTGCCAATGTACACCCATTTGAACTCTCAGGAAACACATAATTTGATATACAAAGTGAAACATTAGCTGTGTGCGCTTTTGTCGTAAAGTTGACCTATAATAGCTTAACTTGGATGCTCACTGAGTTCATACAGTGCATCAGGTCCTCTGGTCACAAAATAGTTATTTCAGCACACGTGTCAACGCTTTATAGGTCTGGTTGTACAGTGTGCCAGCGTGCCTGCTCCACCTGCAGGCTGCACATGTCCCTCCAGTGAGCACGTCCTACATCTGCAGCCTCTGCTCCAATTAGGACTCGACCAAGAACTTTACCATCTGAAAAGACCTGAATTTGTCATAAAAAAAGGAGTAGGAACGTGGAAATCACAGGGTTACAtcacaaataaatgtagttattTGCAGAAATGCATTTTATTCTACAATTGTGAGCCCCCAAAGTGATCTTTACCTGCGTGATTATGAATTCTAGCATGAGGGGCAGCTGACTGATGTCTCCTGGAGGCAGGTCAAACAGGAAAGAAGTATTCCACAAAGGACAGGACGCTCCTTCAGTTTCTCTGCTGCTGATCACAACTCCTTCATGATGCAAATTGATCACCACCTGGTATTCtgtacatagacacacacacacacgttataaGATGACAAATAAGAAGAAAATCTATTgtacaacaaaaaattaaacatgtaaCTAAGATACAAAAGAAAGCTAGAAAGAGAACGTTTCCCACTGTTACCAATAAACAAATGGcagaataacattttaaaacaagtaTCAATTTTTTTAGTGTATACACCACAAcgctaaaaatatattttgttatttttctgtgttAAAGCTTTCTTTTCTTACTGTATTTCAGGCTGCCATCATAGTTGCACACAAGCATTTTCTAATCCAGAAAAAAACCACACTTATCAGAAGGTGGAAATGTTGAAACATCACATCACACAAGAATGAGTATGCCCAGTCCAGttataaaaaatagataaaaatgtataaattaaGTGAAACCACTTTTTTACTGTTACCACACCTTTTCTCTTGTAAATTTAACATAAGTTATGATTAGGTAAAACATGGAGCTAGAATGcacaaaatacatattttttgttatCTATACTATGCACTTCTGTCTATTCTCTCATGAACATACTTTCAGAATCTGATAATGAGATTATCCAAGGCAAATGCATGCAACATAATGTACATGAAACGGATATCACACAATCTAATGGCTCTTTATACAGGACATGTATTGCTTGTCTGCAAAAAACATAATGCTTTGACAGGCTAATGCAAACAAAGATTAGATCTGTCAGATCAGAAATCCAAAggagattggaacatttttcTGAGGATTCTGAATAGTGAGGGATTAAACCACAATGTCATTATAAAAAGGGATGATCTCCTGCTGCATTCAGGCCCTGTGAGACATCATTTAATCCCCTAAACATTAAAAGCAAACATAGGGAATTATTTTACCTCTGCCCCTGAAAGGCAAAAAGTTAGTTCTGCCCACACATGCTTACATAATGCCTCCATGCATGATCTCTACATATGTATGACGTATTTAATACTGGTTGTACCTGCTCCTCCCAATGTGTTAACAAGGTTGTCTAGGTTATCTGTTCTGAGGACTGTGGCTTTGATGCGGTGGGCCAGAGTCTGATACTGAAGCAAAACGAAGATCTGTGGAGGACACATCGGTGCATTCTGTGAGATCAGACCCTGGAGTCAAAGAGCAGAGAAGGGGACCTCGATCAGCAGGAAATGCAGCATGAGACTTTCACTTTGTAACATGTGGgaacaaacaaaaatcacatgAATCACCAAAGGATTCTTTTAAAATTGCTCTGACCACAGAGATCACATGTCCATATGCAATGCAGGACATGGACATGTCTCCAAATTTACCCCTTTTTGCTTGTTTTAAGCAGACCATTTTAACTGGTAACCTCCCTGCAAAACTGGATTACCAACCGGGCAAAACAGACAACTTTCTGTCCCGGGCCACCAGATCCACAGAGAACCCAAAACCCCAGGTTCAATGTGTGTCACTTTGCTACATGTACCTTGAACATAAAGCTCGATTGTTCATTCTTGACCCTTTTTTCTTAATCTGATGTTGTAAAAAGTGCCAAAAAGGGGCCCATCAACAGATTTTTGCCTCCGGCTTCCTAACAGGTTTATCTGCCCATACCTCTCTATGTATCTTAAAAATATAGACAACACATTGTCACATACATTAATTCAATTCACCAATACCTTTTTTAGGTTCCACTTGTTTGGGTTAAGCTCTTTTGTGACGTAAAACGGGTGCTCTGCTCCCCAGTCTTTTCCTCCACATTCAGCCTCCAGTTCACCCAGTGTGTTGCCTCTCATGCTGGGAGTTTTGTGTGTGGATACGGCTATTCTCAGTACACACTTTTGGAGCTCCTTCACAGAGCTCACCCTCAAAACCAGCACCAGGCTGTGGGTCTCAGGGCTGAGGCTGCTCTGGGCAGAGGCCTGTATGGGACAAGGGTACAGAGGCGGCAGGCTGCCCAGCACCGACACATTCTCCAGTTTGTGGGGCGTCCCAGTGAGACTGAGGACAGTGACTGCCAGGGTTTGCTGCTCTGGAGAGAAGGCCATAGTGAAATGGAGGCAGGGTTTCTGTGGTATTGGCTGTTGGCAGCTGGCACTGGAGCCATAGCTCAGTGGAGCCAGCAGGATTGGTTCTTCAGGCATTGAAGGAGAGACAGCACTGGGGCTGGTGAGCCTGCTGTGTTCATTATAAGATTTTTTATCTCCAGTCAACATACAGCGCCTCTGCAGAGCCTTGCATTTTTTTGACAACATTCCCAATTTGGGAAATGTAGGCAGGGAAACATGACTGGGATCAATGGGTTTATAAAGGGGTGATGTTAGTGGTGGTGTGCTGAGGCGGCGGAGGGAAAAATAAGACTTTGGCTGCTCCTTCTGTTCAGAGGCAGCTCTAGCTCTTTGAGAGAATGACAGAGAGGTAAATTCTCTCTCCGAAGGTGCAGGACTGGTGAAAGTGGAGGGGTACTCCACTATTTCTCCATCTAGCTCATGGTATTGCTGCCTGGATGCTGACGTCGCTGCTGAGGGAGGCGGGCTCTGGGCAAAGTTCACAGGTTCAGCAGGAGCTGGTGCTGACGTTACAGGATCTTTGTCTTTCACGGTACAAATCTGACTGTTCCTCCAGCACATAATACATCCCAGgaccaaacacagacagaagactATGAGTCCCACCAACAGAAGAATTTGGAGGTGAACTGTTgacataaaaaagaataataagaTCAGTCAGAAGGCAGCAGTTTAGAAACTGTTTTCTTGCAACCCCTGGATTACATAACACAGAACTATTTTACATCATCTGCCCATTGACCTCCTGTTTCATATTAAAATACTGTTAAAGGAGTGGTCCACACTTTTTCAAGTCTGacttaaaacaatattcatttgTCTGTATGTACACTGAAACTAAATATTGTGTCAATAATTCCTTTAATGTAAACATGGACATGTAAGCATCATTTTAGACTTGAAAAAGTACTACATCTTTGAGCCCATACCTTCTAATTGTTTGGTGAAAAGGACCTGCACCAGAAGCCAGAAGAAGAGTATGACCATGATGCCCTCAATCATACCCTTACAGCAAAAGAGCAGCACAGACTGCCACAGAGGCTGACCTGGGTACTCCTCATCGTGGTAAGGCATGGTGCCAACAGTGTGCGGAAGGTTTTTCAGAAGCTATTTTAAAACATCCACAAGTAGAAGCCAAGAGGTCCCAGTGAGGAAGATTGATCGTTTGATTTATGGAAACACATTCTGGCTTTCAGTCCTGAAGAAATCTCCCCACAGGTCAATCAAAGCCATTGTTTTGTGCCTTAGCCACAAAAGCACAAAACCATCCTATTAAAATATCTTAGTTTTAGATTTAAGCAACAATGAGTAAGAAAACCTACACATTACATGatttaatatatacatatatatatatatatgtcatataGCTATAGTGAAGCAATCTTTAGCAGCTGCAGGTGTCTTTTGCTGTTCAAAGTTGAAAAATCCTCCCGCTGTCCTCACTAGCTACATGCAGATATTCCAGTCTTCGTCCCAGGACAGTGATGTTGCAGAGTGACTTTACCGGTATTATTCTTTCCTGGCGGGCGGGCGCTGTGGGCGGAGATATTATCTCATAATACCTCTGAATTATGCTTGTAGCATCTTTCTTCTACAGTGTTCCAGATGCCAGTCCAGCAGTGTCACTATAGAATAACTATCCCAACAGTAAATCCTGCAACACATCCCCCACCCTCATTCTCTGACCCATGAGGTCTTATCGCCATTTGTATAACCTCTGTCATAGGTCTGCTGTACAGTAAAGGAATTAACTCTCAATACagattctttcttttcttctttcattaTCATGTGTGGATTTTCAATGTTTTACACATGAACAGATGTGAAATAAGTATtgtgaaaaaacatttacaacaaaTTCCAAATCAGTAAAAAGTTGGTTTGTCACCAATGTAGCAATAGAAACCAAACTTAATTGACAGGATTAAGAGATGTCAAATTGATGatcaattaaataataaaaaaaaaagtgataaatgcTCATGGATGCATTATACCCTTGAACTTGTGTGGTGTCTTTTATAGGGGGAATACTACCCCCATCTGGACAGTtagttattctttttttcccatttttttttttttgNNNNNNNNNNGGACATGTAGCAAATTGtaacaggtcagattcaaaccctggacctctgcgttgaggcataaacctcaaaatactatatgtgtgcctgctctacccactgagacATTCTGGCCACTagtattattttctattttggtATGTACAGTACCTCCCAGTGATTGGGAAACTTTTCAGATCTTTCATTTGAGTAAAACTAGCAATACTGCAATataaaaatactcaagtaataATCCtgcaaatgtcaaaaagtgCATATTATCAAAAGTAAACATAATAAGTGTGTTTTACTATTATTCAAAACATTATTGGATTGTCAATGATGCAACGATGTGTAAGGAGCACTGTAATAGTGTGGTTAGTCAAGATAGAGCTAATTAATTAATCCACAACTATGCATCATATTTATTGACttatgtgttttctgttgaatATCTTACAGAAAAACtacagctgtcaaataaatgtagtggagtaaaaagtgcaatatgtagaaaatgtataaagtacaattaaatgaataaacacaCTCAGTTACATTCTACTACTTGTATTTTCATTTGTAACAGCGAAGCACCTTGTAAACCGCGTTTTGAAAAGTCCAAAATAATTTGGAACATGGAAGCTCACTCTTGACATTAGGATATGCATGAGTGTCAATCATTTCAACCCAGTCACTGATAGCGACTGGTAGATGCATTTTTTCAAGTCAAAACACCTATAAAAAGATGCACGCCATGTGATATACCAGCATGAGAATATTTGTTTTGGAACATTGATCTTTCAACTTGTCTTCATTTTGGCTAAAGCACTGaagttttcacaaaaaaagaacagtcTTTCTACAGACCACACAATATCGTTTTATTCCTCATGACCACATGTCCAAGATATACGTTTatcaaaaaccaaaacagagATCATagtgacatttgtttgcatgaTTGAG
This genomic stretch from Etheostoma spectabile isolate EspeVRDwgs_2016 chromosome 8, UIUC_Espe_1.0, whole genome shotgun sequence harbors:
- the LOC116693561 gene encoding early endosome antigen 1 isoform X3, with the translated sequence MFRPSYRSSSPFSLTDLEMWDTKSCFSAQTSAWYGMATVSGAGFLSKVSASPYGSTGGFRRNDPGLRKWQSLSHLAPEGAPRPFPPSPGAGLRAARGESSYGQAEGVQWLQDARERLDTQLDRLTTRNSQLSYNITTAQLLDMKRKQLSETKDALEQEKEAAGLSQFEKSLQHGELHEKVLQLEKELLQIKSSLDRASKDQPTERTPGSLSRTLPMSQENFNRQERQKVDAELCKLREALRDAETRAKTQEQERLQALQKLQTSTETKRALLNQVEELNRKRQNHSEMQEQLSEANNKISQACLEKALLSTQVLKLEYTIKELKDKLTGALSDKDGLIQEKSDLHQRAQVLELQLQRAQQGSEGCDTKSHNKQDQETVLMKGELKALKEANEKLSYELEMIEQKLKTSQSQLQEVTAERVTNSRQIKDLEAERSQLITEKEELLSKINECEHEELTEMKEKCLQLRKSVAVLVLEKQKLQDQCLCLKAEVLEKEDKLHLQDKQHQEQDAGSLQSIEELKAVASHWAEKWQNVALTLHSTQEELEELKKNNSRNELQVEAEHLETDIDTLQKEGQKSREEVENLLQHKADLETVLTKAKESDSLLKVELDACKQELELERSRSQVLLQMYKNKGSEASVQTEDTKTQTDLSESSLLWQQPSDSHSSQNKAPQASKDEQDDGGQANVSTTDSLRAQLEESRRRMNQLKQGEPLAIQKLQTLRQLYLVKDDKPFAESRADKTVCPVNLETDQQRRMVTEQLKSLFKEREVKEVEKVDKRSAAGQTGASSLQDWSQTSKVLRNPVDRRSWQQGSGLMPVFEEDEEGSDCLGEEQGKPAEEAHAEENFHNQSQQMSTKSAEIRNQKAKNENLLQATLRCKQPTQDCPSTAKKPSNKSSHWSDEIDLQEKRPPFFYPDGIFLAKLVDTCSPNEDEEEEEDK
- the LOC116693561 gene encoding early endosome antigen 1 isoform X4, yielding MFRPSYRSSSPFSLTDLEMWDTKSCFSAQTSAWYGMATVSGAGFLSKVSASPYGSTGGFRRNDPGLRKWQSLSHLAPEGAPRPFPPSPGAGLRAARGESSYGQAEGVQWLQDARERLDTQLDRLTTRNSQLSYNITTAQLLDMKRKQLSETKDALEQEKEAAGLSQFEKSLQHGELHEKASKDQPTERTPGSLSRTLPMSQENFNRQERQKVDAELCKLREALRDAETRAKTQEQERLQALQKLQTSTETKRALLNQVEELNRKRQNHSEMQEQLSEANNKISQACLEKALLSTQVLKLEYTIKELKDKLTGALSDKDGLIQEKSDLHQRAQVLELQLQRAQQGSEGCDTKSHNKQDQETVLMKGELKALKEANEKLSYELEMIEQKLKTSQSQLQEVTAERVTNSRQIKDLEAERSQLITEKEELLSKINECEHEELTEMKEKCLQLRKSVAVLVLEKQKLQDQCLCLKAEVLEKEDKLHLQDKQHQEQDAGSLQSIEELKAVASHWAEKWQNVALTLHSTQEELEELKKNNSRNELQVEAEHLETDIDTLQKEGQKSREEVENLLQHKADLETVLTKAKKESDSLLKVELDACKQELELERSRSQVLLQMYKNKGSEASVQTEDTKTQTDLSESSLLWQQPSDSHSSQNKAPQASKDEQDDGGQANVSTTDSLRAQLEESRRRMNQLKQGEPLAIQKLQTLRQLYLVKDDKPFAESRADKTVCPVNLETDQQRRMVTEQLKSLFKEREVKEVEKVDKRSAAGQTGASSLQDWSQTSKVLRNPVDRRSWQQGSGLMPVFEEDEEGSDCLGEEQGKPAEEAHAEENFHNQSQQMSTKSAEIRNQKAKNENLLQATLRCKQPTQDCPSTAKKPSNKSSHWSDEIDLQEKRPPFFYPDGIFLAKLVDTCSPNEDEEEEEDK